A genomic window from Levilactobacillus yonginensis includes:
- a CDS encoding helix-turn-helix domain-containing protein, producing the protein MPRHKLTTFERSLRQIIAQNLKKVSQEMTQNDLAAKTGIPTSTLSGYFAQRSTPSPGNVQRIADALDCNKSAIDPRFNDAFLHSDACFQTVFVQLSTERQAAVLKFAQAQLIAQNTRHH; encoded by the coding sequence GTGCCCCGTCACAAACTAACGACATTCGAGAGAAGTCTTCGCCAAATCATCGCACAGAACTTAAAGAAGGTCAGCCAAGAAATGACACAAAATGACCTGGCTGCCAAGACGGGTATTCCCACCTCCACGCTTTCAGGTTATTTTGCCCAGCGTTCCACCCCTAGCCCCGGAAACGTGCAGCGCATTGCTGACGCCCTCGACTGCAACAAATCTGCAATTGACCCGCGTTTCAATGACGCCTTCTTACACAGTGACGCCTGCTTCCAAACTGTATTCGTTCAGCTTTCTACTGAGCGACAGGCAGCCGTCCTCAAGTTCGCTCAGGCTCAGTTAATTGCCCAAAATACGCGACACCATTAA
- a CDS encoding helix-turn-helix transcriptional regulator, protein MENLQITLEAARHNAGYSQKEAAAQLGVHYQTLAAWERDSSNMGITTIDRLSDLYQIPKDYLFFGNKNDFIRSLRQRAAKK, encoded by the coding sequence ATGGAGAACCTACAAATCACACTAGAAGCCGCCCGTCATAACGCTGGTTATTCTCAGAAAGAGGCTGCGGCCCAGCTGGGAGTTCACTATCAAACCTTGGCCGCCTGGGAGCGAGACAGCTCGAACATGGGGATTACGACCATTGATCGTCTGTCCGACTTGTACCAGATTCCTAAGGATTACCTTTTTTTTGGAAACAAAAACGATTTTATTCGTTCCTTGCGCCAGCGCGCGGCCAAAAAGTAA
- the deoC gene encoding deoxyribose-phosphate aldolase: protein MTLTTEELAKYMDHTNLKADATEASIKQTCDEAAKYNTASVCVNSYWIPFVTEQLKNTDVNPIAVVGFPLGAMATPSEVFEATQAIEDGAEEIDMVINVGELKSGNNEVVEADIKALATAVHAKGKLLKVILETCLLNNEEIVRGCQLSEKAGADFVKTSTGFSTAGAKLEDVKLMRETVGNRLGVKASGGIHSKDEALAMIDAGASRLGVSATVAILTGESAQAKSGY, encoded by the coding sequence ATGACATTAACGACTGAAGAACTCGCAAAGTACATGGATCACACTAACTTAAAGGCGGATGCCACTGAGGCAAGTATCAAGCAAACTTGTGACGAAGCTGCCAAATATAACACGGCTTCTGTCTGTGTTAACTCCTACTGGATTCCGTTCGTTACTGAGCAATTAAAGAATACTGATGTCAATCCAATCGCTGTTGTTGGATTCCCACTAGGTGCAATGGCAACCCCTAGTGAGGTTTTTGAAGCAACTCAAGCAATCGAAGATGGTGCAGAAGAGATCGACATGGTGATCAACGTTGGTGAATTGAAGTCTGGCAACAACGAGGTCGTTGAAGCAGACATCAAGGCTTTGGCAACTGCCGTTCACGCAAAGGGTAAGTTACTGAAGGTTATCTTGGAAACCTGCTTGTTAAACAATGAAGAAATTGTTCGCGGTTGCCAACTGAGCGAAAAGGCCGGTGCAGACTTTGTGAAGACTTCTACTGGTTTTTCAACTGCTGGTGCTAAGTTGGAAGATGTTAAATTGATGCGCGAAACTGTGGGCAATCGTTTGGGCGTGAAAGCTTCCGGTGGTATTCACAGTAAGGATGAAGCTTTAGCCATGATTGATGCTGGTGCTAGTCGGTTAGGGGTCAGTGCGACAGTTGCCATCTTAACGGGTGAATCAGCACAGGCGAAGTCAGGTTACTAG
- a CDS encoding phosphopentomutase: MKYKRIFGLVMDSVGAGAAPDADKFGDVGSDTLGHVGHHFGGKLALPNLAKLGLSNLHETPIEGVPVAEAPKAYYGKMREISAGKDSMDGHWEMMGLPVRQALDTFPNGFPADIIEKLEAFSGRKVIGNRPESGTKIIAELGEQQMAKGDLIVYTSGDSVLQIAAHEDVIPLAELYKICEYARSLVNGPDYLVGRIIARPYVGPDAEHFTRTANRRDFTLEPTGETDLDRLQRAGIHVVAVGKTNDIFSGHGIDEGYHNESNMDGMDHVDHVMAEDFTGFCFINLVDFDAMYGHRRNPDGFGQALMDFDARLGTVLDNMHDDDLLLITADHGNDPTFRGSDHTREQVPLLAYSPSFEQGGSLGVRSPFSDFGATVLDNFGVAGNEEGHSFLADLK, from the coding sequence ATGAAGTACAAACGTATCTTTGGGTTAGTCATGGACTCTGTTGGTGCGGGAGCTGCACCAGACGCTGATAAATTTGGCGATGTCGGCTCCGATACCTTGGGTCACGTGGGTCATCATTTCGGTGGTAAATTGGCCTTACCAAATCTAGCAAAATTGGGATTGTCGAATTTACACGAAACACCAATCGAGGGTGTTCCTGTGGCTGAAGCACCTAAGGCTTACTACGGTAAGATGCGGGAAATTTCAGCCGGCAAGGATTCCATGGATGGTCACTGGGAAATGATGGGATTGCCTGTGCGACAAGCACTGGACACTTTTCCTAACGGGTTCCCCGCTGATATCATTGAAAAATTGGAAGCGTTCTCAGGGCGAAAAGTTATTGGTAACCGTCCAGAATCCGGGACAAAGATCATCGCAGAGCTGGGTGAACAACAGATGGCTAAGGGTGACCTGATTGTTTATACCTCTGGTGATTCGGTTCTCCAGATTGCGGCACACGAAGACGTGATTCCTTTGGCTGAGCTGTACAAGATTTGTGAATATGCTCGGTCCTTAGTCAACGGACCTGACTATCTGGTTGGCCGGATCATTGCGCGGCCATACGTTGGGCCAGATGCTGAACACTTTACACGGACCGCTAACCGCCGGGACTTTACGTTGGAACCAACTGGTGAAACGGATTTAGACCGGTTGCAAAGAGCAGGCATTCACGTGGTGGCTGTTGGTAAGACGAATGACATCTTCTCTGGTCATGGTATTGATGAAGGCTACCATAACGAAAGTAACATGGACGGGATGGATCACGTCGACCACGTTATGGCAGAAGACTTTACGGGCTTTTGTTTCATTAACTTAGTTGATTTTGATGCCATGTACGGCCATCGGCGGAATCCAGACGGGTTTGGTCAAGCACTGATGGACTTTGACGCCCGGTTAGGGACGGTCCTAGACAACATGCATGACGACGACCTCTTACTGATTACGGCCGATCATGGGAATGACCCAACCTTTAGAGGATCGGATCACACCCGTGAACAGGTGCCACTGTTGGCCTACTCACCAAGTTTTGAACAGGGTGGGAGTTTGGGTGTTCGTTCACCATTCTCTGACTTTGGAGCGACTGTGTTGGATAACTTTGGTGTGGCTGGTAACGAAGAAGGCCACAGTTTCTTAGCAGACTTGAAATAG